The segment ATATCATGTTAAGAtgacatatttttgtttttgcgcACCAACCAGTTGAGTTTGCAATACTATGAtttctatggttctcatttgattgcAAAAAGCAGAGCATGTTGGCAAGTGAGAGTACATTGATCGATATGGGTGAGCCAcgtaacaacatggaagcaccgGTAGGCCTTTGTGCTACCGGAGAGCAAGAAATTTAGAATATGCAAAGTTCAGTTCATGAAAGGAAAACTAAAGTTGAGTTTGGTTTTATCCtaaaccttatcttatgattgtaggatggaaatgatagattcacatggatgggaacatatacaccataaaacctaggtggcaaaaggttttgttctaattcatgagaatgattatgaggaaacaattttggtagtagattttaaagatatGTTAAACATCATTATGGTTAGTaattgtgttaattgcattctcaaattcgcaatatgattacgacatctcttttcATAGTTCAAATTCTGAGAAATGACAAGGAATTGTTTAAATTTTCAGGACATATGCTATAAGTTCTAAAAGGGTTTGAACACACGCGCATATGATATTTAATAAAGGTGTATAATCTTGAGAAGTCTAGTTgaagacttatcaaagcatcacgtatcagaaatctacactttagtaagaaagtcaaagagtattgatttctaaaagtccagttgatttccaggtgcatgtcaaagctagtgcgaGCAAATTTTTTGTAATACTATGAACATAATTTTTATGGTAGTGGGagaataattgttatgctaagtattgcaagttggtaGTACTATTCATAGGGaaaaaagtttttgaatttgCAAGTTGCAAAGCTTGGAAATTGTTTCTCTATGAATAGACTTAAGGGAGAGAGCACTCATAGTTTGTTTCAAATATAAAAGTTTAGATCGAAGGGTTTGATAGAGCTTAATCATggacatatataaatatcatgttgaaatgattcaacataggaaattcgatatatggaaatattataacaaGAGACTGAACAAATATTAGGTCTTTATGAAAGACATAATGAAGCGAGTCCCATATGCCTTAGATATAAGATTGTTTTCATAAgatataatattcacttgttttGATTTTTCCAAAAATGCCTTGGGCGttgagagggaaaaaggactataaCTTTGTaagactaaagttgttaaacaactattAAGAACATTCTGAGGTTATACCAAAAGATTGGttacttgtggacagttggaagtatagtattgttTGGAAGGGCCATAGTGACATATTTTAGATTGAGATAATTTTTGGtcaaaattgatggtcatatgggaatatggaaatgtttccgtaGTGAGAGTTGATTATTAAAATCAACATTTGaattggaaactttaatgcaagaaagGTGCTCAAGGAGTGTATCTTGAGTTTGAGACTTCGTTACCatgaaaatgtttttaattaGAAGCAAAATTCCAATGCAACATTTTGGAATATCATTGGctaagtctttatgacttttaaGCCTCGACATCACACAAGGACAATGTATGTAAGGTTGGAATTCTAACACATTTAGTAGTGACAAGAAgttggaattttgaaatgagcatcattggaataatgtCCAGTTGATCTGTTCCAAACGAATGACCATAaagagacatagtatgcatgttcataacatggcTTCTATGCAGTTATAGCAGTTCAAAATAAAATATCGGTCAACGACCGATATTCGATATATAGATTATCGTGGTGGGATATCAGTGGGATATCGGTATTTTTATGTTATGTAGGGCCTTTGTAACCTTGTGTTTTATTGAATGAATACATGGTCATTAACTAAAACATATAGTAAATTAGAAAATGTTTGAACCAAATGTTTATCAATCTCATAAAACGGCCACCATATATCTACGTTTTAATAATAAATGAAGTGACTTAATAAAATATTTAGCTATAAACGCTATTTCACCACTATCCCACCGATATTTGTCAAATATCAGTCAAATAGTGGTCAAATATCGGTCACTATCGCCGCTATTTGCGGTACCGCTATTTTGGACGCTATTTAGTACCGATATTTTACCACCTGTCGATAACCGCTATCCCACCGCTATTGACTGCATAGCATGGCATGActaatgtttaattcaagtggttagttaattactcaaaacattatacaatgaataaagtcttAACTAATATGGTGAGTAAATAATAAgagtttcatttatattcaatacttttgagaccatagttaattaggttattattgtgtttcactttgcttgttttacttcctaaataatttgattattcaaaattccacagttaatcgtacttttggaagtaagtagcgaattaagactgtcatgaactagattgtagattgtctaagggtttAGACATAACAATAGTTTTGCTGCAATGTTAATGCGTACTTAGTAATgaggattttaagtattggataaacctacgctcaaagaattacttcatggattttattacgagtaattatgagacgataatatcttatattcttgaagcgGAGATATATGAGGTGTggtttacaagtcagttgtgcattgataatacataaatgcatcagtaacttgatgttataaaatgtattattgtgcatgatttgataagTAATTAGTGAAAAAATatcagtcaaagtttattcgttccatTTTCCCTAGtgagaaaagcgatatctttgggcccctcgatgatttgatgttgacatgtgaagtgcttggccgagcccagattaaattgatgtgttcaattagtagtctaagttcagtcgtcataaatagggaaatcaggaaacaaaattttagacaatgagattgatttcaatccatgtctcgtgCCCATATGATATCATGTACAACGaaagaatatttgatcacttatcttaggaaaTGTAATTGTCTGGGTCAGAGTTCAACAATGACTTTTGGTAGCTACAATTCGCTGATCAATTCGGAAGTTATAATGGCggttatagttatagacttataaaagtaggagactattggattatgtgtctaagccattaactataatttgtataaacttgaattgatggtagcaTAGCCTTTTGGactgccctcaaacctagcaattgactaggataacttttagagagagaaattgaattaataatttattatatgGTCAATAAATTaagtagaaatcaaaataaataatttgttaatatattatgagaataatatattaattggaaatagtatTATGTAATTAATAATCCATCAAAAATTAAATggaattaattttgagattaattGTATTAATTAAAATAGGAGGACTAAAGGTAACAATGTTTAAAAGTTGATCATTGGGCAATTCTAGAAGCTCCCTAGGTAGGGGACGAATTCTAGAAAgccttctagggtttccttgggcattAAGTGTGTCTTGGATgtcttagggaggaagttaagggattagggttatcttggagATACTTGTCTTATCCAATACCTTCCTAGACTCATATATAAACCCTTAAGGGTTTAGAATTTCGTCCATGCATTCTTTAGAAGAATGGGAAAGAAATTTCTACTCCTCTCCTCTTTTCTTCAAGttccttggttgctagggtttgtgtgtgaaccattagaggcacgacacttgtggtgcttgttGCCAAAAGATTTGAAGAAGGATTCAAGGTTGTTTGCAATAACAATCATCAAGGTAAGTTTCTTGTTCTTATGAATTAGTTTTTCATAGAATAGTTTTGTAGGATAATAAGTCATAGTATGTTGCCTATATGAGAAAGACATAGATCTTtgttaggttgcatgtgccctaatcatttaattttttaaatgtttttccgCTTAGTGCATTGTATTTGTAACCTCCATAACCCAATAGTATTGTCTTCTTAAACCTTTGTGTTGATATTTGGTGTGACACACTCACATGAAAGGTTTTATTAAACCTAAATTGTTTCGGGAATTATAATTTGAGACCGTTATCAACATTTGAACaatgaaaatgttttaaattaaACTTTGGGAGCGATTTCCGCAAACAAATACTACGAGATTATTTTAAAAGAtttgattatttatttcaaatatgCTCTTGCGAAGGGTTTTACATAAACCATGATTAAAGGAGGTAGTCAAGTTTGAGTATAAAGTACTTTTAGTGATATGATTCCAATCACTTTTTCCATAGTTTGATTTGTGTATGCTTTTATTCAAGATATGCATTTATAATCAAATTCCCCTTCTTTGCTGTATGTGTGTTCGTTTAACCTTTAATCAAAGATTCCAACGTTAATTTACTAGCGTTCCCTTAGAATTTAATAACTCAATCTTACCAAAGCTATAGTGTCGTACACTTGTCCAGTTGTGTAATAGTCCAAAACGTTTGTGATATCGATCTATAAATTTAAGATTAGATTTATCACATTAAGTTTTTTTGCGTTGTTTTCGGGGAATGATTTTCAGTTAATTTAGTTTAGTTCAAAATTTGTtatgttttcatattttttatttattttattttttctttatttcgATAACATGACACTTCTCGGAAAGGTTTCTACTGTTTTTTTTTACCATATTTGAATTATGAGAATGCACGCGAGGAAACCAGAAGCAAATATATTAAGATActaaagtttgcactttgtgtcGCGTCCGAATAGAATATGAACCACGTTTAGTTAAAGGATCACAATATGGCATCTCGTGACCACATCCAATATAATGTGTACCATATCACATTTGCTCGACTGTTTCGAGGATTTCTTCCAAAAAGCTCCGATTTTTTTCGTTATCTTTTGCTTAATCTCCACTAAAGGTAAGCTTTTGGAAACCATGTTTCTTAATTGATGGTTTATTTTGATAATTTTGCTACATTATGCTCTCGTTAACTTGTTTAGGGTTTGTAGTAATACCTACGATTTTGAGCcaattttttgaaatttatgaTTTGTAACCCTTATACGAATTGATATGAACTCAAAATGCATATTCTTGATGAACCATGTTAAATATTTGTctttgtgtgtgtgagagagagattattgtattatgaaataactaaaggaaataaaaaaaaaatgttaatccaataaaaacaattataagaattaaaaaaagaaaagcaAAAGAATCATTTTACTATAAACTTTACatcaaaactatatttttaaaatgaatgtTGGAacaataaaaacaattaaaataataaaagaagCAAAAAGAATCATTTTACTATTAACTTTACATGAAAATTATAGTTGTTGGAAAATTATTTTGAATGTGGACTGAAACTGTGATAATCCGACAACAaaggaccatttctgtaatttacaATCGCGCCCGGATGAAACCATCCGTTGGCTAAATTTTTGGATGAGACGGAAACATATGAACGTCGTTCACTCACCTCGAAATCCTCTCTTTATTTGCTCCTTGTTGTCTCAACTCTCCAACACCTACCAATAATCCCTCTCTTCAACCCTATAATCCTCACTTGCTCCATTCTTTCTCTCCACCAGCTACCAATAAAAGCGTTGAAGTCATCAGGAAAACTAGAGGTGTTTAATTAGTGTTCGTTAGACTCCAATTTAGAAGCAGTGGGTTAGAAAACAGGGTTTTAAAACCACCCGTTGCATTAGAATTGGAATTCCGTGAATGTTCTGATTCTGGTTCTAGAAGTTAGGCGCAGAGCATAGAAACTCAATGGTCATCTACTAGTAGCAAAAGAACCACACAAAATCATTGGTTATTCATCCACAAGTCTGGAGCTCTGTTTTGGATAGAATTGTTATCGTGAAGAATCAAAGGCCGGTGCCCGAGAATGTCAGATGCACCTATCAATGATACCAACTCCTCAATCCTACTGGGAGAACAGACATGTCAACAGTTTACTCTTGCTGAGATTCAACTGGCAACCAACAACTTTGACGAGACTTTAGTCATTGGGCGTGGTGGATTCGGCAATGTTTATAAATGTCCCATCAATATGGGGTTAGTAAGGGAAGTTGCAGTTAAAAGGTTGCACTGCATGTCCACCCAAGGGGCCCATGAATTTGAGGCGGAAGTTAAGGTTCTTTCTAAGCTGCGACATGGTAATCTTCTATCTCTGGTTGGTTATTGCAATGAAGGAAATGAGATGCTCCTAGCTTATGAGTTCATGCCTAATGGGACACTTAAAGATCATCTTTGCAAAGCTGATTCCACATTATCTTGGTTACAACGACTCAAGATATGCATAGGTGCAGCTCGGGGATTAGACTACCTTCACACAGGCACATCAACACAAAATGGAGTTATACATCGCGATGTGAAGGGGTCCAATATTTTGTTGGATGCAAACTTTGCTGCTAAAATTTCAGATTTTGGATTGGCGAAAGTTGGCCCAATAGATCATACACGAACTTATGTCAGCACCAATGTCAAAGGGACATTTGGCTATATGGACCCGTGCTACTTCTATACTGGAAAATTGACAAGAAAATCTGATGTTTACGCGTTTGGAGTTGTATTGTTTGAGGTGTTGTCCGGGAGGCAAGCGGTAGATTCAACGCTTGATGAAGAGCAATGAGGCTTAGCACCTTGGGCTCAAGACAAAATCAAAGAGGGAAAAGTCAATCAAATTATTGACTCAAAACTGATGGGATAGCAATCCATTGTTTAGGTACCAAACCAAAAGAACGCCCAACCATGGCTGAGGTTGTCTTTAAGCTGGAGTCTATTCTGTCACAAGAAAGGGAAAGCAGCAATTCTATCGTTAATGAAGAAAGGTTCATTTACAAGGTAAGGGCTTTTT is part of the Lactuca sativa cultivar Salinas chromosome 7, Lsat_Salinas_v11, whole genome shotgun sequence genome and harbors:
- the LOC111912252 gene encoding putative receptor-like protein kinase At5g39000; amino-acid sequence: MSDAPINDTNSSILLGEQTCQQFTLAEIQLATNNFDETLVIGRGGFGNVYKCPINMGLVREVAVKRLHCMSTQGAHEFEAEVKVLSKLRHGNLLSLVGYCNEGNEMLLAYEFMPNGTLKDHLCKADSTLSWLQRLKICIGAARGLDYLHTGTSTQNGVIHRDVKGSNILLDANFAAKISDFGLAKVGPIDHTRTYVSTNVKGTFGYMDPCYFYTGKLTRKSDVYAFGVVLFEVLSGRQAVDSTLDEEQ